The following coding sequences lie in one Rutidosis leptorrhynchoides isolate AG116_Rl617_1_P2 chromosome 6, CSIRO_AGI_Rlap_v1, whole genome shotgun sequence genomic window:
- the LOC139855992 gene encoding uncharacterized protein isoform X2, protein MGQKRTMFDFFKPTNVDNHQSQQEVNNIMEDIASNPQSRLNDDNIMEESPRVEIEKNNTSKLGDFNLDSLVRDPGLRPSFMDYPINQHGEIRRAYIKHGPYQLHKSKYVQSSFGSNSGNRSFQQAWFSKFWWLEYSEVTDAAYCFPCYLFYKKPIGRAGSDTFIKQGFRNWKKVNCGQDCSFIKHEGKTPASAHNYSVKCYEDLKNQLGSIENVIEKQSTQEIIDNRLRVRTSVEIIKWLTMQACALRGHDERPDSKNRGNFLELMKLIASYNKEVDKVVLENAPKNATYTSPDVQKEILQIFATNVQQKIRDEIGNAKFCLIVDECRDESKKEQMAIVVRFVDQDGYIKERFLDLVHVKDTSALTLKNEILASFSFHKLDVQDIRGQGYDGASNMRGEWKGLQALILKECPYAYYIHCFAHQLQLALVSASKEVVEVHKFFKNMNFIINVLDSSSKRHDQLQDAQISELAHLAEIGELESGKGANQIKSLQRPGDTRWSSHYRSICSLLKLYGPAIVVLREIATNGSTPSQKGDASFALTELLSFDFVFIMHLMKKIMKRTDKLCQAFQRKSQDIVNALSLISTTKMLIQKLRDQSWQSLLNKVVGFCESNSIRVPKMTKTYKDIVRSRSKKDDVTVEHHYRVDVFIAAVDSQLQELNSRFSESVTELLQLSVALDPRKSFNKNDICKLAKTFYPLDFTEQEIIQLKHELQHYELDVPNHPELKKVQTIAELCRGLQETNRSEVYPLLDRLIRLILTLPVSTATSERAFSSMKIVKTRLRSSMSDDFLKHCLILYIERDIAETFSIDEIIDDFSFKKPRRVRLQMPKVTQ, encoded by the exons ATGGGTCAAAAAAGAACAATGTTTGATTTTTTCAAGCCGACAAATGTTGATAATCATCAGTCGCAACAAGAAGTAAATAATATTATGGAAGATATTGCTAGTAACCCACAATCACGTTtgaatgatgataatattatggAAGAATCTCCTAGAGTTGAAATTGAGAAAAATAACACATCCAAGTTAGGGGATTTCAATTTGGATTCATTGGTTCGAGATCCAGGTTTGCGACCTTCTTTCATGGATTATCCAATCAATCAACACGGCGAGATCAGAAGAGCGTATATTAAACATGGGCCTTATCAACTTCATAAGTCAAAGTATGTTCAAAGTTCGTTTGGCTCAAATAGTGGTAATCGAAGCTTTCAACAAGCTTGGTTTAGTAAATTTTGGTGGTTAGAATATTCCGAGGTAACTGATGCTGCATATTGTTTTCCATGTTACTTATTTTATAAGAAGCCTATTGGACGAGCAGGTTCCGATACATTCATCAAGCAAGGGTTCCGAAATTGGAAAAAAGTAAATTGTGGCCAAGATTGTTCTTTTATCAAACACGAAGGTAAAACTCCAGCTTCAGCTCATAATTATTCAGTGAAATGTTATGAAGATTTAAAAAACCAATTAGGTAGTATCGAGAATGTGATAGAGAAACAATCAACTCAAGAGATCATTGATAACAGGCTCCGTGTTAGAACTTCCGTTGAGATAATTAAATGGCTCACAATGCAAGCTTGTGCTCTTAGAGGTCATGATGAGCGACCCGATTCAAAAAATCGAGGAAATTTTCTTGAATTAATGAAGTTAATTGCTTCTTATAACAAGGAAGTTGATAAGGTTGTGCTAGAAAATGCTCCTAAAAATGCCACGTATACTTCACCGGATGTGCAAAAAGAAATTTTGCAAATTTTTGCTACAAATGTACAACAAAAGATTCGTGATGAAATTGGGAACGCcaaattttgtttaatagttgacgAGTGTCGAGATGAATCTAAAAAAGAACAAATGGCAATTGTTGTGAGATTTGTTGATCAAGATGGGTATATTAAAGAGAGGTTTTTAGACTTGGTTCATGTAAAAGATACAAGTGCATTAACTTTAAAAAATGAAATTTTGGCTTCTTTTTCTTTTCATAAGCTTGACGTTCAGGATATTCGAGGACAAGGATATGATGGAGCTAGTAACATGCGCGGAGAATGGAAGGGTTTGCAAGCTTTAATCTTGAAGGAATGCCCGTATGCATATTACATTCATTGTTTTGCTCATCAGTTACAACTAGCTTTAGTTTCGGCATCTAAAGAGGTGGTTGAAGTGCATAAattttttaagaatatgaactttaTTATTAATGTCCTTGATTCTTCTTCCAAACGTCACGATCAATTACAAGATGCACAGATTAGTGAACTTGCACATTTGGCCGAAATTGGAGAGCTTGAGAGTGGCAAAGGAGCAAACCAAATTAAAAGTTTACAAAGACCTGGAGATACAAGATGGAGTTCACATTATCGATCGATATGTAGTTTGTTGAAGTTGTATGGTCCCGCCATTGTAGTGCTACGTGAAATTGCTACGAATGGGTCTACTCCATCACAAAAAGGTGATGCTTCTTTTGCTCTTACAGAATTATTGTCATTTGATTTTGTTTTTATTATGCATTTGATGAAGAAGATAATGAAAAGAACTGATAAGCTTTGTCAAGCTTTTCAACGTAAGTCTCAGGATATAGTTAATGCTTTGAGTTTGATTTCCACCACTAAGATGTTGATTCAAAAACTGAGGGATCAGAGTTGGCAGTCACTTTTGAATAAAGTTGTTGGTTTTTGTGAGTCGAATAGCATTCGAGTTCCTAAAATGACAAAAACATACAAAGACATAGTTCGATCTCGTTCAAAAAAAGATGATGTAACTGTTGAACATCATTATCGAGTTGATGTGTTCATTGCTGCTGTtgatagtcaattgcaagagttgaacTCTAGATTCAGTGAGTCCGTAACAGAACTTCTTCAACTCAGTGTTGCTTTGGACCCGAGAAAATCTTTCAACAAAAATGATATTTGCAAATTAGCAAAAACCTTCTATCCTTTAGACTTTACGGAGCAAGAAATTATTCAGCTAAAACATGAATTGCAACATTATGAGCTAGATGTTCCTAATCATCCTGAGTTAAAAAAGGTTCAAACGATTGCTGAGTTATGTAGAGGGCTACAAGAAACTAATAGATCAGAAGTGTATCCTTTGCTTGATAGATTGATTCGTCTTATATTAACTCTTCCAGTATCAACCGCGACAAGTGAAAGAGCTTTCTCATCAATGAAAATTGTTAAAACAAGACTTCGTAGCAGCATGAGTGATGATTTTCTTAAACATTGTCTGATTCTTTACATTGAAAGGGATATTGCAGAAACATTTTCTATAGACGAGATAATAGATGATTTCTCTTTCAAGAAACCTAGACGTGTTCGACTTCAAATGCCCAAG GTTACTCAATGA
- the LOC139855992 gene encoding uncharacterized protein isoform X1, producing the protein MSLFNDLRLNMGQKRTMFDFFKPTNVDNHQSQQEVNNIMEDIASNPQSRLNDDNIMEESPRVEIEKNNTSKLGDFNLDSLVRDPGLRPSFMDYPINQHGEIRRAYIKHGPYQLHKSKYVQSSFGSNSGNRSFQQAWFSKFWWLEYSEVTDAAYCFPCYLFYKKPIGRAGSDTFIKQGFRNWKKVNCGQDCSFIKHEGKTPASAHNYSVKCYEDLKNQLGSIENVIEKQSTQEIIDNRLRVRTSVEIIKWLTMQACALRGHDERPDSKNRGNFLELMKLIASYNKEVDKVVLENAPKNATYTSPDVQKEILQIFATNVQQKIRDEIGNAKFCLIVDECRDESKKEQMAIVVRFVDQDGYIKERFLDLVHVKDTSALTLKNEILASFSFHKLDVQDIRGQGYDGASNMRGEWKGLQALILKECPYAYYIHCFAHQLQLALVSASKEVVEVHKFFKNMNFIINVLDSSSKRHDQLQDAQISELAHLAEIGELESGKGANQIKSLQRPGDTRWSSHYRSICSLLKLYGPAIVVLREIATNGSTPSQKGDASFALTELLSFDFVFIMHLMKKIMKRTDKLCQAFQRKSQDIVNALSLISTTKMLIQKLRDQSWQSLLNKVVGFCESNSIRVPKMTKTYKDIVRSRSKKDDVTVEHHYRVDVFIAAVDSQLQELNSRFSESVTELLQLSVALDPRKSFNKNDICKLAKTFYPLDFTEQEIIQLKHELQHYELDVPNHPELKKVQTIAELCRGLQETNRSEVYPLLDRLIRLILTLPVSTATSERAFSSMKIVKTRLRSSMSDDFLKHCLILYIERDIAETFSIDEIIDDFSFKKPRRVRLQMPKVTQ; encoded by the exons ATGAGTTTATTTAATGATCTTAGGTTAAACATGGGTCAAAAAAGAACAATGTTTGATTTTTTCAAGCCGACAAATGTTGATAATCATCAGTCGCAACAAGAAGTAAATAATATTATGGAAGATATTGCTAGTAACCCACAATCACGTTtgaatgatgataatattatggAAGAATCTCCTAGAGTTGAAATTGAGAAAAATAACACATCCAAGTTAGGGGATTTCAATTTGGATTCATTGGTTCGAGATCCAGGTTTGCGACCTTCTTTCATGGATTATCCAATCAATCAACACGGCGAGATCAGAAGAGCGTATATTAAACATGGGCCTTATCAACTTCATAAGTCAAAGTATGTTCAAAGTTCGTTTGGCTCAAATAGTGGTAATCGAAGCTTTCAACAAGCTTGGTTTAGTAAATTTTGGTGGTTAGAATATTCCGAGGTAACTGATGCTGCATATTGTTTTCCATGTTACTTATTTTATAAGAAGCCTATTGGACGAGCAGGTTCCGATACATTCATCAAGCAAGGGTTCCGAAATTGGAAAAAAGTAAATTGTGGCCAAGATTGTTCTTTTATCAAACACGAAGGTAAAACTCCAGCTTCAGCTCATAATTATTCAGTGAAATGTTATGAAGATTTAAAAAACCAATTAGGTAGTATCGAGAATGTGATAGAGAAACAATCAACTCAAGAGATCATTGATAACAGGCTCCGTGTTAGAACTTCCGTTGAGATAATTAAATGGCTCACAATGCAAGCTTGTGCTCTTAGAGGTCATGATGAGCGACCCGATTCAAAAAATCGAGGAAATTTTCTTGAATTAATGAAGTTAATTGCTTCTTATAACAAGGAAGTTGATAAGGTTGTGCTAGAAAATGCTCCTAAAAATGCCACGTATACTTCACCGGATGTGCAAAAAGAAATTTTGCAAATTTTTGCTACAAATGTACAACAAAAGATTCGTGATGAAATTGGGAACGCcaaattttgtttaatagttgacgAGTGTCGAGATGAATCTAAAAAAGAACAAATGGCAATTGTTGTGAGATTTGTTGATCAAGATGGGTATATTAAAGAGAGGTTTTTAGACTTGGTTCATGTAAAAGATACAAGTGCATTAACTTTAAAAAATGAAATTTTGGCTTCTTTTTCTTTTCATAAGCTTGACGTTCAGGATATTCGAGGACAAGGATATGATGGAGCTAGTAACATGCGCGGAGAATGGAAGGGTTTGCAAGCTTTAATCTTGAAGGAATGCCCGTATGCATATTACATTCATTGTTTTGCTCATCAGTTACAACTAGCTTTAGTTTCGGCATCTAAAGAGGTGGTTGAAGTGCATAAattttttaagaatatgaactttaTTATTAATGTCCTTGATTCTTCTTCCAAACGTCACGATCAATTACAAGATGCACAGATTAGTGAACTTGCACATTTGGCCGAAATTGGAGAGCTTGAGAGTGGCAAAGGAGCAAACCAAATTAAAAGTTTACAAAGACCTGGAGATACAAGATGGAGTTCACATTATCGATCGATATGTAGTTTGTTGAAGTTGTATGGTCCCGCCATTGTAGTGCTACGTGAAATTGCTACGAATGGGTCTACTCCATCACAAAAAGGTGATGCTTCTTTTGCTCTTACAGAATTATTGTCATTTGATTTTGTTTTTATTATGCATTTGATGAAGAAGATAATGAAAAGAACTGATAAGCTTTGTCAAGCTTTTCAACGTAAGTCTCAGGATATAGTTAATGCTTTGAGTTTGATTTCCACCACTAAGATGTTGATTCAAAAACTGAGGGATCAGAGTTGGCAGTCACTTTTGAATAAAGTTGTTGGTTTTTGTGAGTCGAATAGCATTCGAGTTCCTAAAATGACAAAAACATACAAAGACATAGTTCGATCTCGTTCAAAAAAAGATGATGTAACTGTTGAACATCATTATCGAGTTGATGTGTTCATTGCTGCTGTtgatagtcaattgcaagagttgaacTCTAGATTCAGTGAGTCCGTAACAGAACTTCTTCAACTCAGTGTTGCTTTGGACCCGAGAAAATCTTTCAACAAAAATGATATTTGCAAATTAGCAAAAACCTTCTATCCTTTAGACTTTACGGAGCAAGAAATTATTCAGCTAAAACATGAATTGCAACATTATGAGCTAGATGTTCCTAATCATCCTGAGTTAAAAAAGGTTCAAACGATTGCTGAGTTATGTAGAGGGCTACAAGAAACTAATAGATCAGAAGTGTATCCTTTGCTTGATAGATTGATTCGTCTTATATTAACTCTTCCAGTATCAACCGCGACAAGTGAAAGAGCTTTCTCATCAATGAAAATTGTTAAAACAAGACTTCGTAGCAGCATGAGTGATGATTTTCTTAAACATTGTCTGATTCTTTACATTGAAAGGGATATTGCAGAAACATTTTCTATAGACGAGATAATAGATGATTTCTCTTTCAAGAAACCTAGACGTGTTCGACTTCAAATGCCCAAG GTTACTCAATGA